A genome region from Arthrobacter sp. SLBN-100 includes the following:
- a CDS encoding FHA domain-containing protein, with protein MTAVSYIPGTWLGIVRSHTAVLLGPGTQPALVAALWDLLEGRPEVHEVLHAVTSSSGGSLANIPSFGILDFQGPLRVFLRGDLDVTVQSADGLGELNGRDVTTWTERRLNNPGLCRLTIPTAAVGLHRQATPQPEVDLPSPEQLDVDLPELPLGEGVVLLQTLVLTLEAGTKADTGPDPADRAAVSPHPATAAAAPVLATSSGAPAAPALSVPAPAPVVQESQQATDLPEITVAPEHGASAETVYAVIDEDFGVDGVAETDAAPSTDADPETDAAPGTDTAPGTDAAPGTDAAAREDPAPSAAELAPDSEMTSSYDHLWERTVVRRIEDAAMREDPEAAGPEAGNQEAGNQEAGNPEAGNQDAANQETTGQETTGQETTGQETTDQREGAAPPAKPGNSETSQATADARPAVVPDAPSAGAPGPARVRPAPGGLIDSVPWRTADAASAPAPPPVRPSPMPSPMLSALPSAASGAPVTPALETGHAEYDGDHDGQTVMKGSLAGMAARPVHTVKNGSGEAGPLVLARLCPQDHANPPTSAACATCGAGLLPDAVQVARPRLGRMRMSTGELVGLDQSLVIGRQPSVSRVQSGVMPRLVQVASPGGDISRSHVEVRLEGWHVMLCDLKATNGTVLVREGQPPRRLAQNEMAILLDGDIAELGDNISLRFEEIP; from the coding sequence ATGACGGCCGTTAGTTATATCCCCGGGACCTGGCTGGGCATTGTCCGCTCGCACACGGCCGTCCTCCTGGGACCGGGCACCCAGCCCGCCCTCGTAGCCGCACTCTGGGACCTGCTGGAAGGCCGGCCGGAAGTGCACGAGGTCCTCCACGCGGTGACCAGCAGCTCCGGCGGATCGCTGGCCAACATCCCGTCTTTCGGCATCCTCGACTTCCAGGGCCCACTCCGTGTGTTCCTGCGGGGGGACCTGGACGTAACTGTCCAGTCGGCAGACGGCCTGGGGGAGCTGAACGGGCGGGACGTGACTACGTGGACGGAGCGGCGGCTCAATAATCCCGGGCTGTGCCGGCTGACCATCCCCACGGCGGCCGTCGGCCTGCACCGCCAGGCGACACCCCAGCCGGAGGTTGACCTGCCATCGCCCGAGCAGCTGGATGTTGACCTGCCGGAACTGCCGCTCGGGGAAGGCGTGGTGCTGCTGCAGACCCTGGTACTCACCCTTGAGGCCGGGACCAAAGCCGATACCGGGCCTGACCCCGCAGACCGGGCCGCCGTTTCTCCACATCCGGCAACGGCCGCAGCCGCGCCGGTCCTTGCAACCTCTTCCGGGGCACCAGCCGCCCCGGCCCTGTCTGTGCCGGCTCCAGCGCCGGTCGTCCAAGAGTCGCAGCAGGCAACAGACCTCCCGGAGATCACTGTTGCCCCCGAGCATGGGGCGTCTGCCGAGACTGTTTACGCGGTCATCGATGAGGACTTCGGCGTTGATGGAGTCGCGGAAACTGACGCTGCCCCAAGTACTGATGCTGATCCAGAAACTGACGCTGCCCCAGGTACTGACACTGCCCCAGGAACCGACGCTGCCCCGGGGACTGACGCTGCAGCCCGGGAGGACCCCGCCCCCAGTGCTGCCGAACTGGCGCCGGACAGCGAGATGACCAGCTCCTACGACCATCTGTGGGAGCGGACGGTGGTCCGCAGGATTGAAGACGCGGCCATGCGCGAAGACCCGGAAGCAGCCGGCCCGGAAGCCGGCAACCAGGAGGCCGGCAACCAGGAGGCCGGCAACCCGGAGGCCGGCAACCAGGACGCCGCCAACCAGGAAACAACAGGGCAGGAAACAACAGGGCAGGAAACAACAGGCCAGGAAACAACAGACCAGCGGGAAGGAGCAGCCCCACCCGCGAAGCCCGGCAATTCTGAAACGTCCCAGGCAACGGCGGATGCACGGCCCGCCGTCGTCCCGGACGCGCCTTCCGCCGGTGCACCCGGCCCGGCACGCGTCCGGCCCGCACCCGGCGGCCTTATCGACTCCGTACCCTGGCGGACGGCGGACGCGGCCAGCGCGCCGGCACCGCCTCCCGTCAGGCCCTCACCCATGCCCTCACCCATGCTGTCGGCGCTTCCATCCGCAGCTTCCGGCGCCCCGGTTACGCCCGCGCTGGAAACGGGCCATGCGGAATATGACGGCGACCACGACGGCCAGACAGTCATGAAGGGCAGCCTGGCAGGGATGGCCGCCCGCCCAGTCCACACGGTGAAAAACGGTTCCGGGGAGGCCGGACCGTTGGTGCTTGCAAGGCTCTGCCCCCAGGACCACGCCAACCCGCCCACCAGTGCCGCCTGCGCCACCTGCGGCGCCGGTTTGCTGCCCGACGCAGTCCAGGTGGCCCGTCCGCGCCTGGGGCGGATGCGCATGTCCACCGGAGAACTCGTTGGCCTCGACCAGTCGCTGGTGATCGGGAGGCAACCTTCGGTGTCCCGGGTCCAAAGCGGGGTGATGCCCCGCCTGGTCCAGGTGGCCAGTCCGGGCGGGGATATTTCCCGCTCGCACGTCGAGGTCCGGCTGGAAGGCTGGCACGTGATGCTCTGCGACCTCAAAGCCACCAACGGCACCGTCCTGGTGCGCGAAGGCCAGCCGCCGCGCCGCCTGGCCCAGAACGAGATGGCGATCCTGCTTGACGGGGACATCGCAGAACTGGGCGACAACATCTCTCTGCGTTTTGAGGAGATTCCTTGA
- a CDS encoding serine/threonine-protein kinase, with amino-acid sequence MSSKRPPAPPPHIPGFTYVSLLGSGGFSDVYLYEQDRPRRKVAVKVLLSDLKTEGARRRFESEANLMAQLSSHPYIVTIFEAEVTDDGHSYLAMEYCSRPSLDVRYRRQRFSVDEVLAVGIQVASAVETAHRAGIAHRDIKPANILVTDYNRPALTDFGISGTLSGDTDEDSGMSIPWSPPEQFSDGSVDGVMVDVWALGATLYTLLAGRSPFVMPGVDNSQRELINRISNMPLPRLGRADVPESLELALSTAMAKSPQSRYSSAHAFALALQRIQAELNLSVTPFEVLEEPHQEDGHPDDGGEETRVRSIAAIDPERTGSAPTFPARTRAQVPTTEAPPSRFTPAAAVTPPVQASQPQDWAQATVLRGNGGSAALSPGLPQDSSLQDSRPADGGDAADTTVHRPARVAEPAQAPVSGADHGKRNLWLALSGGTLLALAAVVGIVIANATAEEPKAPQSQQASKPPADALDNGTVPDVEGLAGTLTPGGEASFTWNNPQPKPGDTYKWRVYTIGGGGEYQSVAQPPVQVTPNPSGQTCLQVMIVRSDGAFSPLEEASIGCTGP; translated from the coding sequence TTGAGTTCCAAACGGCCGCCCGCGCCGCCACCCCACATCCCGGGGTTCACCTATGTCAGCCTGCTCGGGTCCGGCGGGTTCTCCGACGTCTACCTCTATGAACAGGACAGGCCGCGGCGGAAGGTTGCCGTCAAGGTGCTGCTCTCGGACCTGAAAACCGAAGGTGCCCGCCGCCGGTTTGAGTCCGAAGCCAACCTGATGGCCCAGCTGTCCTCCCACCCGTACATCGTCACCATCTTCGAGGCAGAGGTCACCGACGACGGGCATTCCTACCTGGCCATGGAGTACTGTTCCCGTCCCAGCCTCGACGTACGGTACCGCCGGCAGCGGTTCAGCGTTGACGAGGTGCTGGCCGTCGGAATCCAGGTGGCATCCGCCGTCGAGACGGCCCACCGCGCCGGCATCGCCCACCGCGACATCAAGCCCGCCAACATCCTGGTGACCGACTACAACCGCCCTGCCCTGACGGACTTCGGCATCTCCGGGACCCTGTCCGGCGACACCGACGAGGACTCCGGCATGTCCATCCCGTGGTCCCCGCCGGAACAGTTCTCCGACGGCAGCGTGGACGGTGTGATGGTGGACGTGTGGGCGCTCGGCGCAACGCTCTACACGCTGCTGGCCGGCCGGTCGCCCTTTGTGATGCCGGGCGTTGACAACTCCCAGCGCGAGCTGATCAACCGCATCAGCAACATGCCGTTGCCGCGGCTCGGCCGTGCCGACGTCCCGGAATCCCTGGAGCTGGCATTGTCCACGGCCATGGCCAAGTCTCCGCAGTCCCGGTACTCCTCCGCCCACGCCTTCGCCCTTGCCCTGCAGCGCATCCAGGCAGAACTGAACCTCTCGGTCACGCCCTTCGAAGTCCTGGAGGAGCCGCACCAGGAGGACGGCCACCCGGACGACGGCGGCGAGGAAACCCGCGTACGGAGCATCGCGGCCATCGACCCGGAGCGGACCGGCAGCGCACCCACTTTCCCGGCACGCACCCGGGCGCAGGTCCCCACAACGGAGGCCCCGCCGTCGCGCTTCACCCCGGCGGCAGCAGTAACACCGCCGGTGCAGGCGTCCCAGCCCCAGGACTGGGCCCAGGCCACGGTCCTCCGCGGCAACGGGGGCAGTGCGGCGCTCAGCCCCGGCCTGCCCCAGGACAGCAGCCTGCAGGACAGCAGGCCTGCCGACGGCGGCGACGCCGCTGACACCACCGTCCACCGGCCCGCCCGGGTAGCGGAACCTGCCCAGGCGCCTGTTTCCGGCGCAGACCACGGGAAACGCAACCTCTGGCTCGCCCTCTCCGGCGGTACCCTGCTGGCCCTCGCCGCGGTGGTGGGCATCGTGATCGCCAATGCCACAGCGGAGGAACCGAAGGCCCCCCAAAGCCAACAAGCCAGCAAGCCGCCGGCCGATGCCCTCGACAACGGCACCGTGCCCGATGTCGAAGGGCTCGCCGGAACCCTGACGCCCGGCGGCGAGGCCTCCTTCACCTGGAACAACCCCCAGCCCAAGCCCGGAGACACCTACAAATGGCGGGTCTACACGATAGGGGGCGGCGGCGAATACCAGTCCGTGGCGCAGCCCCCCGTCCAGGTGACGCCGAACCCGTCCGGGCAGACCTGCCTCCAGGTGATGATCGTCCGCTCGGACGGTGCCTTTTCTCCGCTGGAAGAAGCCTCCATCGGCTGCACCGGCCCATGA
- a CDS encoding FtsK/SpoIIIE domain-containing protein: MRIRLTLRRDPAEAKDLAITVDGLATVADVATTLWAADAARKGTPAPDNLSLKIDEAFVGGGMRGNVLAREDNLLESGLRPGSVVSLAQVSAQFGDAGAGRGPAAATLRVLSGPDVGREFSLPSGTSYIGRDRDVDIRLSDPLTSKRHARITVGEGVEIVDTNSANGLLMDGLPVTRATLNSSDTVTLGDTTITVVPLGHNQAAAPTSPLVEFNRSPRVVPRFEEPKRVLPAGPKRPEDHPFPYIMLMVPLLMGTVIFAVSNNPLSALFMLMMPLFVVGHYVDQKMRTRRQQKEQLKHFRASMAAFREDITELQHVERAVRLQEAPSVSDTVDAIYKLGPLLWTHRPEHGGFLGLRFGLGTVPSRVLLEEPASNDTEVAYAREIQDCIKQFRDIEGVPVVSQFRTAGSLGIAGARGLVDDVARGMVLQLAGLHSPAEAVLTAITSAQSRERWNWLQWLPHVGSGHSPLSGDHLAAGSAGGASLVARLEDLVEAREAAAKRSGPDLRPGLLDPARHEVEAPVVPAVVLIVEDDAPVDRGRLTRLAERGPDAGVHVLWIATDVQALPAACRDFMVVDGDHGTTTGQVRLGRHTYPVSCESVDAALAAQLARMLTPVVDVGKPVTDDSDLPRAVSYAALIGKDFLDNPQAVAERWTENNSVHSSAVANRKDNGTLRALVGSKGIEPLYLDLKNEGPHALVGGTTGAGKSEFLQSWVMGMAAAYSPDRVSFLFVDYKGGAAFADCINLPHTVGLVTDLSPHLVRRALTSLRAELHYREQLLNRKKAKDLLALQREADPEAPPYLVIIVDEFAALANEVPEFVDGVVDVAARGRSLGLHLILATQRPAGVIKDSLRANTNLRVALRMADEDDATDILGVPDAAYFDPAIPGRGAAKTGPGRVQGFQTGYAGGWTTDKPQRPQIDVVEMAFGSGPSWEAPAPEKPVLEAPAGPNDIARMTTTIVRAAGTLAIRPPRKPWLDELAKTYDFSKLPNPRTDEQLLLGVADDPVRQGQPTVFYQPDKDGNMAIYGTGGSGKSAALRGIAIAAAVTPRGGPVHVYGIDCGSSGLRMLEELPHVGEIINGDDVERVGRLLRLLRDIAEQRSAAFAEVRASTIVEYRKLANRPHEKRIFVLVDGMSAFREAYEHSRLSGLWDIFLQLATDGRTLGIHLVVTGDRPNSVPASLLASIQRRLVLRLSSEDDYISMDVPRDVLGASSPPGRGLLDGLEVQLAVLGGNSNLALQAREVHKLSEAMLRQGLAAAPGIERLPEQVDLDVLPAGLPDLPVIGVDDETLQPAEVMARGPLLLAGPPGAGRTVALVTLAYALRRSNPATELVYIGARRSAVASLPIWNRSVVGADDLAEVVEDLVEHSSGNPGALAIFIEGLTEFTDTLAESGVGQLVTASIKADQWVIGESETSTWSSAWSLAQPFKSGRRGLLLNPGDIEGDSLLNTSLGRISPDFIPGRGYVVGRGKARKIQVALPPENRD; the protein is encoded by the coding sequence ATGAGGATCCGGCTGACACTCCGCCGGGATCCTGCCGAGGCCAAGGACCTCGCCATCACCGTGGACGGCCTCGCCACCGTGGCCGATGTGGCAACAACGCTGTGGGCCGCAGACGCTGCCCGCAAGGGCACGCCCGCCCCGGACAACCTCTCGCTGAAGATCGACGAGGCCTTTGTGGGCGGGGGCATGCGCGGCAATGTCCTGGCCCGCGAGGACAACCTCCTGGAATCCGGACTCCGGCCCGGCTCCGTGGTGTCGCTGGCCCAGGTCAGCGCGCAGTTCGGTGACGCCGGGGCCGGCCGGGGTCCCGCGGCTGCCACCCTCCGCGTGCTGTCAGGGCCCGACGTCGGCCGCGAATTTTCGCTGCCGTCCGGCACCAGCTACATCGGCCGGGACCGGGACGTGGACATCAGGCTCTCCGACCCGCTGACTTCCAAACGCCATGCCCGCATCACCGTGGGCGAGGGCGTTGAAATCGTGGACACCAATTCGGCCAACGGGCTCCTGATGGACGGCCTGCCGGTCACCCGGGCCACGCTGAACTCCTCGGACACCGTCACCTTGGGCGACACGACCATCACGGTGGTTCCCTTGGGACACAACCAGGCGGCCGCGCCCACCTCGCCCCTGGTGGAATTCAACCGGTCACCGCGGGTGGTTCCGCGGTTTGAGGAACCCAAACGCGTCCTGCCTGCCGGGCCCAAACGCCCCGAGGACCATCCCTTCCCGTACATCATGCTGATGGTTCCGCTGCTGATGGGTACGGTGATTTTTGCGGTCAGCAACAACCCGCTCTCGGCGCTGTTTATGCTGATGATGCCGCTGTTCGTCGTGGGCCACTATGTGGACCAGAAGATGCGGACCCGGCGCCAGCAAAAGGAACAGCTCAAGCATTTCCGTGCTTCCATGGCCGCATTCCGTGAGGACATCACCGAACTCCAGCATGTGGAGCGTGCCGTCCGGCTGCAGGAGGCGCCCTCCGTCAGCGACACAGTTGATGCCATCTACAAACTGGGCCCGCTGCTGTGGACCCACCGCCCCGAGCACGGCGGCTTCCTGGGCCTGCGGTTCGGCCTGGGCACCGTGCCTTCGCGCGTGCTCCTGGAGGAACCGGCCAGCAACGACACCGAGGTGGCGTACGCCCGCGAAATCCAGGACTGCATCAAGCAGTTCCGGGACATCGAAGGGGTTCCGGTGGTATCCCAGTTCCGGACTGCGGGCTCGCTGGGCATCGCCGGCGCGCGCGGGCTGGTGGATGACGTAGCGCGCGGCATGGTGCTCCAGCTCGCAGGGCTGCACTCGCCGGCCGAAGCGGTCCTCACGGCCATCACCTCCGCCCAGTCCCGGGAACGCTGGAACTGGCTCCAGTGGCTGCCGCACGTCGGTTCCGGGCACAGCCCCCTTTCCGGTGACCACCTGGCAGCCGGTTCGGCAGGCGGCGCATCCCTGGTAGCCCGCCTCGAAGACCTGGTGGAGGCCAGGGAAGCGGCCGCCAAGCGTTCCGGCCCGGACCTCCGCCCTGGGCTGCTGGATCCGGCCAGGCATGAAGTGGAAGCACCGGTGGTACCGGCCGTGGTGCTGATCGTGGAGGACGACGCCCCCGTGGACCGGGGACGCCTCACCCGGCTCGCCGAACGCGGCCCGGACGCAGGCGTCCACGTACTTTGGATCGCCACGGACGTCCAGGCGCTGCCCGCTGCCTGCCGGGACTTCATGGTGGTGGACGGCGACCACGGCACCACCACTGGACAGGTCCGGCTGGGCCGCCACACTTACCCCGTCAGCTGCGAAAGCGTTGACGCTGCGCTCGCCGCCCAGCTGGCCAGGATGCTCACCCCGGTGGTGGACGTCGGCAAACCGGTCACCGATGATTCCGACCTCCCACGCGCCGTCTCCTACGCCGCCCTGATCGGCAAGGACTTCCTGGATAACCCGCAGGCCGTCGCTGAACGGTGGACGGAAAACAACTCCGTGCACAGCAGCGCCGTGGCCAACCGCAAGGACAACGGCACGCTGCGTGCCCTGGTGGGTTCCAAAGGCATCGAACCGTTGTACCTGGACCTGAAGAACGAGGGCCCGCACGCCCTGGTGGGCGGAACCACCGGTGCCGGCAAGTCCGAGTTCCTGCAGTCCTGGGTGATGGGCATGGCCGCGGCGTACAGCCCGGACCGGGTCAGCTTCCTGTTCGTCGATTACAAGGGCGGGGCCGCGTTCGCGGACTGCATCAACCTCCCGCACACGGTAGGACTGGTGACGGACCTTTCGCCGCACCTGGTCCGGCGTGCGCTGACCTCGCTCCGCGCCGAACTGCACTACCGCGAGCAGCTGCTGAACCGGAAGAAGGCCAAGGACCTGCTGGCGCTCCAGCGCGAGGCCGATCCGGAGGCGCCGCCCTACCTGGTCATCATCGTGGACGAATTCGCGGCGCTCGCCAACGAAGTTCCCGAGTTCGTGGACGGCGTGGTGGACGTCGCGGCGCGCGGACGGTCCCTGGGCCTGCACCTCATCCTGGCCACCCAGCGCCCGGCCGGCGTGATCAAGGACAGCCTGCGGGCCAACACCAACCTGAGGGTCGCCCTGCGGATGGCCGACGAGGACGACGCCACCGATATCCTGGGCGTCCCGGACGCCGCCTACTTCGACCCCGCCATCCCGGGACGGGGCGCGGCCAAGACCGGTCCCGGCCGGGTCCAGGGCTTCCAAACCGGCTACGCCGGCGGCTGGACCACCGACAAACCCCAGCGGCCGCAGATCGACGTCGTGGAAATGGCTTTCGGCTCCGGCCCCAGCTGGGAAGCTCCAGCCCCGGAAAAGCCCGTCCTGGAGGCGCCGGCGGGCCCGAACGACATAGCGAGGATGACCACGACCATTGTCCGGGCCGCCGGCACGCTCGCCATCCGGCCCCCGCGCAAACCGTGGCTGGACGAACTGGCCAAGACCTACGATTTCTCCAAGCTGCCCAACCCCCGCACTGACGAGCAACTCCTCCTCGGCGTTGCCGACGACCCCGTCCGCCAGGGCCAGCCAACCGTGTTCTACCAGCCGGACAAAGACGGCAACATGGCCATCTACGGCACGGGCGGTTCAGGAAAGTCGGCTGCTTTGCGCGGCATTGCGATAGCTGCCGCCGTGACTCCCCGCGGCGGGCCCGTCCATGTCTACGGGATCGACTGCGGGTCCTCGGGGCTGCGGATGCTGGAAGAGCTTCCGCATGTGGGTGAGATCATTAACGGCGACGACGTGGAACGGGTGGGGCGCCTGCTGCGCCTGCTGCGGGACATCGCGGAGCAGCGTTCCGCCGCGTTCGCCGAGGTGCGTGCCTCCACCATCGTTGAGTACCGGAAGCTCGCCAACCGGCCCCACGAAAAACGGATCTTTGTCCTGGTGGACGGAATGTCGGCATTCCGCGAGGCGTACGAACACAGCAGGTTGTCCGGGCTGTGGGATATCTTCCTGCAGCTGGCCACCGACGGCCGTACCCTCGGCATCCACCTGGTGGTCACCGGGGACCGCCCCAACTCTGTCCCCGCGTCACTGCTCGCTTCCATCCAGCGGCGCCTGGTCCTCCGGCTCTCCTCGGAGGACGACTACATCTCGATGGATGTTCCGCGGGACGTGCTCGGTGCAAGCTCCCCGCCGGGCCGCGGGCTGCTGGACGGGCTCGAAGTCCAGCTCGCCGTTCTGGGCGGAAACTCCAACCTGGCCCTGCAGGCGCGTGAGGTGCACAAGCTCAGCGAAGCAATGCTGCGCCAGGGCCTGGCGGCCGCCCCAGGCATCGAGAGGCTGCCGGAGCAGGTGGACCTGGACGTCCTGCCCGCCGGCCTACCCGACCTGCCCGTGATCGGCGTCGACGACGAAACCCTCCAGCCGGCCGAGGTCATGGCACGGGGCCCGCTCCTGCTCGCCGGCCCGCCCGGCGCCGGCCGGACCGTGGCGCTCGTGACACTGGCCTACGCCCTTCGCCGTTCCAACCCGGCCACTGAGCTCGTCTATATCGGGGCCCGCCGGTCCGCCGTCGCCTCGTTACCCATCTGGAACCGCTCGGTGGTGGGCGCGGACGATCTGGCCGAGGTAGTGGAAGACCTGGTGGAGCACTCTTCGGGTAACCCAGGCGCGCTGGCCATCTTCATCGAGGGGCTCACCGAGTTCACCGACACCCTGGCGGAGTCCGGTGTGGGCCAGCTGGTGACAGCGTCCATCAAGGCGGATCAGTGGGTGATCGGTGAATCCGAGACTTCCACCTGGTCCTCGGCCTGGTCCCTGGCCCAGCCTTTCAAGTCCGGCCGGCGGGGCCTGCTGCTGAACCCCGGAGACATCGAAGGTGACAGCCTGCTGAACACATCGCTCGGCCGGATCAGCCCGGACTTCATTCCCGGCCGCGGGTACGTGGTGGGGCGCGGAAAGGCGCGCAAAATCCAGGTTGCGCTGCCGCCGGAAAACAGGGACTGA
- the ligA gene encoding NAD-dependent DNA ligase LigA: MSRGPGPAEQAATRTTESVEPEATPTESVREEYENLVDLVRKYRFAYYQEDTPLVSDAEFDELFRRLEEIEALHPELVANDSPTQEVGGEVSAAFAAVEHLQRMYSLEDVFSLEELEAWLTKASAGIEKLGDGTHQPGWLTELKIDGLAVNLLYRDGKLVRAATRGDGTTGEDITHNVLTIKEIPQELSGEGFPAEMEIRGEVFIPSQAFAEFNEALIEAGKAPLANPRNAAAGSLRQKDPAETAKRPLKMFVHGIGAREGLQARSQSETYALLKDWGLPVSPYSEVLDSLDDVLDFIKRYGDKRHKLLHEIDGIVVKVDDFATQRALGYTTRVPRWAVAYKYPPEEVHTKLLDIQVNVGRTGRVTPFGMMEPVKVAGSTVEMATLHNQDVVKAKGVKIGDIVILRKAGDVIPEIVGPVLALRDQQDPPVRDFVMPTDCPSCGTPLAPAKEGDVDIRCPNSKSCPSQLRERVFHLAGRGAFDIEALGWEAAIALTQPAEPDVPPLTTEAALFDLTPEMLADVRIRREKRTKGVPAGEFELVPYFYSKGTAKSPSKPTASTEKLFRELEKAKTQPLWRVLVALSIRHVGPRASRALATAFGSMDAIRKASEDDLAHVDGVGPTIAAALKEWFAEDWHVDIVNRWAAAGVRMEDERDESMPRTLEGLTVVVTGSLPNFSRDEAKEAILLRGGKAAGSVSKNTSYVVAGENAGTKLDKAEQLGVPVLDEDGFRQLLAGGPAALEDGAGSATEPAEAEASR, translated from the coding sequence GTGAGTAGAGGACCAGGCCCCGCAGAACAGGCCGCCACCCGCACCACCGAATCCGTCGAGCCGGAAGCAACCCCCACTGAATCAGTGCGCGAGGAATACGAGAACCTCGTGGACCTCGTCCGGAAATACAGGTTTGCCTATTACCAGGAAGACACGCCCCTGGTCTCCGACGCCGAATTCGATGAACTGTTCCGTCGGCTGGAGGAAATCGAGGCACTCCACCCGGAACTGGTGGCCAACGATTCGCCAACCCAGGAAGTGGGCGGGGAAGTCTCCGCCGCCTTCGCCGCCGTGGAGCACCTGCAGCGGATGTACAGCCTCGAGGATGTTTTTTCCCTCGAGGAACTCGAAGCCTGGCTCACCAAAGCGTCAGCCGGCATCGAGAAGTTGGGTGACGGAACGCATCAGCCGGGCTGGCTGACTGAACTGAAGATTGATGGACTCGCCGTCAACCTGCTGTACCGGGATGGCAAACTGGTGCGGGCAGCCACCCGCGGTGACGGCACTACGGGCGAGGACATTACGCACAACGTCCTCACGATCAAGGAAATCCCGCAGGAACTGAGCGGGGAGGGGTTTCCGGCGGAGATGGAGATCCGGGGTGAGGTGTTCATCCCCTCGCAGGCCTTCGCCGAGTTCAACGAAGCGCTGATTGAAGCAGGAAAAGCGCCCCTGGCCAACCCCCGCAACGCGGCAGCGGGCTCACTGCGCCAGAAGGACCCGGCGGAAACAGCCAAGCGGCCCTTGAAGATGTTTGTCCACGGCATCGGTGCCCGGGAGGGGCTCCAGGCGCGCAGCCAGTCCGAAACCTACGCCTTGCTGAAGGACTGGGGGCTGCCGGTCAGCCCCTATTCCGAAGTGCTGGACAGCCTGGACGATGTCCTTGACTTCATCAAGCGGTACGGGGACAAACGCCACAAACTGCTGCACGAAATTGACGGCATCGTGGTCAAGGTGGACGACTTCGCCACCCAGCGGGCCCTTGGCTACACCACCCGAGTGCCGCGGTGGGCCGTCGCCTACAAATACCCGCCCGAGGAGGTCCACACCAAGCTCCTGGACATCCAGGTCAACGTGGGCCGCACCGGACGTGTCACGCCCTTCGGGATGATGGAGCCCGTCAAGGTGGCCGGGTCCACTGTGGAAATGGCTACCCTGCACAACCAGGACGTGGTGAAGGCCAAGGGCGTGAAGATCGGCGACATCGTCATCCTGCGCAAGGCCGGCGACGTCATCCCGGAAATCGTGGGGCCGGTCCTGGCCCTGCGCGACCAGCAGGATCCGCCGGTCCGCGACTTCGTGATGCCCACCGATTGCCCTTCCTGCGGCACGCCCCTGGCCCCGGCCAAGGAGGGCGACGTGGATATCCGCTGCCCCAACTCAAAATCCTGCCCTTCACAGTTGCGGGAGCGGGTGTTCCACCTTGCCGGGCGTGGTGCCTTCGACATCGAGGCCCTCGGCTGGGAAGCAGCCATCGCCCTGACCCAGCCGGCAGAACCTGACGTTCCGCCGTTGACCACGGAAGCGGCCCTGTTCGACCTCACCCCGGAAATGCTCGCCGATGTCCGCATCAGGCGTGAAAAGCGCACCAAGGGTGTGCCCGCCGGGGAGTTTGAACTGGTGCCTTACTTCTACAGCAAGGGCACGGCGAAGTCCCCTTCCAAACCCACGGCCAGCACGGAGAAGCTGTTCCGGGAGCTGGAGAAGGCGAAGACCCAGCCGCTGTGGCGGGTGCTGGTGGCGCTGTCCATCCGGCACGTGGGCCCGCGGGCTTCCCGCGCCCTGGCCACCGCCTTTGGCAGCATGGACGCCATCCGCAAGGCTTCCGAGGATGACCTCGCCCACGTGGACGGGGTGGGCCCCACCATCGCAGCCGCCCTCAAGGAGTGGTTTGCCGAGGACTGGCACGTCGACATCGTCAACCGCTGGGCCGCGGCCGGGGTCCGCATGGAAGACGAGCGGGATGAGTCCATGCCGCGGACCCTCGAAGGACTGACTGTGGTGGTGACGGGCTCACTGCCGAACTTTAGCCGGGACGAGGCGAAGGAAGCCATCCTGCTCCGCGGCGGCAAGGCAGCAGGTTCCGTCTCCAAAAACACCAGCTACGTGGTGGCCGGCGAAAACGCCGGAACCAAGCTGGACAAGGCCGAACAGCTGGGCGTACCCGTGCTGGACGAGGACGGCTTCCGGCAGTTGCTGGCCGGCGGCCCCGCAGCACTGGAAGACGGCGCTGGTTCTGCGACAGAACCGGCAGAAGCGGAGGCAAGCCGGTGA